In Methanosarcina barkeri MS, a single window of DNA contains:
- a CDS encoding mannose-1-phosphate guanylyltransferase/mannose-6-phosphate isomerase, with the protein MTVIKSIILAGGSGTRLWPLSREMYPKQFLKFGNASLFQETVLRCLDISDISEIFVVTNEAQKFFVIGQIEEIGYSIPPENVLIEPEGKNTLPAIFFGMRIIENKYGRSVVGIFSSDHVLDRAAMQTIASAEYLASDYLVTFGVVPVFPHTGYGYIKPSEACGPGYRVSEFREKPNRETAEKYIQEGCLWNSGMFLFDTELFFDEVKKYAPSVFTCFENGNDINEIYSCVDKISVDYGIMEKSYRVAVVKLEQKWSDLGNFAAIYDEFEKDPVGNVVHECDPLMLNSDGNLVYSSCGKLVSLIDVKDMVIVDTSDALLVCPKSSSQKVKDIVSTLKDRNDERAYIGQTVYRPWGTYTLLEVSPEHKIKNITVLPDHKLSLQLHYHRSEHWVVVKGMACVEVSGQQFFLRPGESTFISAGEKHRLSNPGKIPLEIIEVQLGELVDEADIVRFDDVYGRS; encoded by the coding sequence ATGACAGTTATAAAATCCATAATTCTTGCAGGCGGTTCAGGAACACGCCTCTGGCCTCTCAGCCGGGAAATGTATCCCAAGCAGTTTTTAAAGTTTGGAAATGCGTCTCTTTTTCAGGAAACCGTCCTTCGGTGTCTTGATATTTCTGATATTTCCGAAATTTTCGTTGTAACGAATGAAGCTCAAAAATTTTTCGTAATCGGACAGATTGAGGAAATAGGATACTCAATCCCTCCAGAAAATGTCTTAATCGAGCCTGAAGGCAAGAATACTCTCCCTGCGATCTTCTTTGGAATGAGAATAATTGAAAACAAATATGGGCGTTCTGTAGTAGGGATTTTTTCTTCGGACCATGTCCTTGATAGAGCTGCAATGCAAACAATTGCTTCGGCTGAATATCTTGCTTCTGATTATCTGGTTACTTTCGGTGTTGTTCCTGTTTTTCCTCACACTGGATATGGTTATATTAAACCCTCAGAAGCCTGTGGGCCAGGTTACAGGGTTTCTGAATTCCGAGAAAAACCGAACCGGGAAACTGCAGAAAAATATATTCAGGAAGGCTGCCTCTGGAACAGTGGTATGTTCCTTTTTGATACCGAACTTTTCTTTGACGAAGTTAAAAAATATGCACCTTCTGTTTTCACCTGTTTTGAAAACGGAAATGATATTAATGAGATTTATTCGTGTGTGGATAAGATTTCCGTTGACTATGGGATAATGGAAAAATCCTACAGAGTCGCAGTTGTAAAACTTGAGCAGAAATGGAGCGATCTGGGAAATTTTGCAGCAATTTATGACGAGTTTGAAAAGGACCCTGTAGGAAATGTAGTCCATGAATGTGATCCTCTGATGCTGAACTCCGATGGAAATCTCGTATATTCAAGTTGCGGTAAGCTTGTTTCGCTCATTGATGTTAAAGACATGGTTATTGTTGATACTAGTGATGCTCTCTTAGTCTGCCCTAAATCCAGTAGCCAGAAGGTTAAGGATATTGTCTCAACTCTTAAAGACCGGAATGATGAAAGGGCATACATAGGTCAAACTGTTTACAGGCCCTGGGGCACGTATACCCTACTTGAAGTTTCTCCGGAGCATAAGATTAAAAATATAACCGTACTTCCTGACCATAAGTTAAGCCTCCAGCTGCACTACCATCGTAGTGAGCACTGGGTGGTTGTTAAAGGTATGGCCTGTGTGGAAGTAAGCGGACAGCAGTTTTTCCTGAGACCTGGCGAGAGTACTTTTATCAGCGCAGGTGAAAAACACAGATTGTCCAATCCGGGAAAAATTCCGCTTGAGATTATTGAAGTGCAGTTAGGGGAGCTTGTAGACGAAGCGGACATTGTCAGGTTTGATGATGTTTATGGGAGGAGCTGA